A single genomic interval of Arthrobacter methylotrophus harbors:
- a CDS encoding sensor histidine kinase, which produces MIRRWSIARRLFVANLLLVLALTAVVGTAAFVDARDRAYNDAGQRMQAVAAAIAANPLVLQAAGTPNPSAALQPYALVVMANAHADFITIMAPDRTRWTHANPDEIGKPYIGTIDPALHGQTFTEVTAGTLGPSVRTIVPVEDSSGAVRALVAAGVTVRTVDVAVSARLPAIIAISLAMLAGGSLASWLLGRYLRSVTRGWGPEQLAQLFAYYESVLHSVREGVVLIDTGGKVVMYNDQAAELLGLERSDVDPVAGVPPRLSDLPLEPSLHSLFESGRTAHDEIHLTGSRILVVNQEPAVGPPGMRGRQRPAVFGTVATLRDRTEIESLGSELETMKTLSDALRAQTHEHANRLHTIVSLMELGRSADALDFATKDLELSQQLTDHLVASVDEPVLSALIMGKTAEAHERGAELTVTVSGGDGLQGLAVQDLVTILGNLLDNALDAAAAAPPPRKVELGIESGPEGTTFTVADSGNGIDPRIVDDVWQYGYSTKAAGIGQSAGQAAPSRGVGLALVRQAVKRLGGTLSISESMSALGGALFRVVIPAGDFRKEAE; this is translated from the coding sequence GTGATCCGACGCTGGAGCATTGCCCGGAGACTCTTTGTGGCGAACCTCCTGTTAGTCCTGGCGCTGACCGCCGTTGTCGGGACGGCGGCCTTTGTGGACGCCAGGGACCGGGCCTACAACGACGCCGGCCAGCGCATGCAGGCTGTTGCCGCTGCGATTGCAGCCAATCCCCTCGTGCTACAAGCAGCCGGCACTCCGAATCCGTCCGCCGCCCTGCAGCCATACGCCCTAGTGGTGATGGCCAATGCCCACGCCGACTTCATCACCATCATGGCGCCGGACCGGACCCGCTGGACCCATGCGAATCCCGACGAAATCGGCAAGCCCTACATCGGCACCATTGATCCTGCCTTGCACGGCCAGACGTTCACCGAGGTTACGGCCGGCACCCTCGGCCCGTCGGTACGAACCATCGTTCCGGTGGAGGATTCATCCGGCGCGGTTCGGGCCCTCGTGGCCGCGGGCGTCACCGTGCGGACCGTGGACGTCGCCGTGTCGGCGCGGCTCCCCGCCATCATCGCCATCTCCCTCGCCATGCTCGCAGGAGGCTCCCTGGCCTCGTGGTTGCTGGGCCGATACCTGCGCTCCGTCACCCGGGGCTGGGGGCCGGAACAATTGGCGCAATTGTTCGCCTACTACGAGTCCGTCCTCCATTCGGTCCGCGAAGGCGTGGTCCTCATCGACACAGGCGGCAAGGTAGTCATGTACAACGACCAGGCCGCGGAGCTGCTGGGACTGGAACGGTCCGACGTCGATCCCGTCGCAGGGGTGCCCCCGCGTCTTTCGGATCTTCCCTTGGAACCGAGCCTCCACAGCCTCTTCGAATCCGGCCGGACGGCGCACGACGAAATCCACCTCACCGGCTCGCGCATCCTGGTGGTGAACCAAGAACCGGCAGTGGGGCCGCCTGGAATGAGGGGTCGGCAGCGCCCTGCCGTGTTCGGGACCGTCGCCACGCTTCGGGACAGGACGGAAATCGAGTCCCTAGGCAGCGAACTGGAGACCATGAAGACCCTGTCCGACGCCTTGCGGGCCCAGACGCACGAACACGCCAACCGTCTTCACACCATCGTTTCCCTCATGGAGCTCGGGCGTAGTGCTGACGCTCTGGATTTTGCCACCAAGGACCTTGAACTGAGCCAACAGCTGACGGACCACCTTGTGGCATCAGTGGACGAGCCTGTCCTCAGCGCGCTGATCATGGGGAAGACGGCCGAGGCGCACGAACGCGGAGCAGAGCTCACGGTCACAGTGTCCGGCGGGGACGGTCTCCAGGGTTTGGCCGTCCAGGACCTGGTGACGATCTTGGGCAACCTGCTGGACAACGCCCTCGACGCTGCGGCTGCCGCTCCCCCGCCACGCAAAGTGGAACTGGGCATCGAGTCCGGACCTGAAGGAACCACATTCACGGTTGCAGATTCCGGCAACGGCATCGATCCCCGTATCGTGGACGACGTCTGGCAGTACGGATATAGCACCAAAGCGGCGGGTATTGGCCAAAGCGCCGGGCAGGCAGCTCCCTCCCGCGGTGTTGGCCTGGCCTTGGTGCGGCAAGCAGTGAAGCGGCTTGGCGGTACGCTGTCCATCAGCGAATCCATGAGCGCCTTGGGCGGCGCGTTGTTCCGGGTGGTGATCCCCGCTGGGGACTTCAGGAAAGAAGCCGAATGA
- a CDS encoding response regulator, whose amino-acid sequence MTEIRVLVVEDEPIAADAHGVYVGRIDGFTVVGTAPDGQSALRLLNDFAAAGQPVDLVLLDMNLPDLHGLDVARRMRAAGLLADIIAITAVREVNIVRSAVSIGVVQYLIKPFTFATFADKLASYRMFREQLAAPASGSRASGASQSDVDQAFASLRAPTELPLPKGLSAHSLESVKDLLASLGRAVSASETTAALGMSRVTARRYLEYLADAGMVTRNPRYGTPGRPENEYRWNRS is encoded by the coding sequence ATGACCGAAATACGCGTCCTCGTTGTCGAGGACGAACCTATAGCCGCTGATGCCCATGGCGTCTACGTCGGCCGGATTGACGGTTTCACTGTTGTTGGAACGGCGCCGGACGGGCAATCGGCCCTCCGGCTACTCAACGATTTCGCTGCTGCAGGACAGCCCGTGGACCTTGTCCTGCTGGACATGAACTTACCGGACCTTCATGGCCTGGATGTTGCCCGCCGGATGCGCGCTGCGGGGCTGCTCGCCGACATCATTGCCATCACAGCCGTCAGGGAAGTGAATATTGTCCGCAGCGCAGTGTCAATCGGAGTGGTCCAATACCTGATCAAGCCGTTCACTTTCGCAACGTTTGCGGACAAGCTCGCCAGCTACCGCATGTTCCGCGAGCAACTTGCCGCGCCGGCGTCCGGGTCGCGAGCCAGTGGCGCTTCGCAAAGCGATGTGGACCAGGCGTTCGCCAGCCTCCGTGCGCCCACTGAACTCCCACTGCCCAAGGGCCTTTCCGCCCACAGTCTGGAGTCCGTCAAGGACCTTCTCGCGAGCCTTGGCCGGGCCGTGTCTGCGAGCGAGACAACCGCAGCCTTGGGAATGTCCCGGGTCACCGCACGCCGCTATCTCGAGTACCTGGCCGACGCCGGGATGGTCACCAGGAATCCGCGGTATGGCACCCCTGGGCGCCCGGAGAACGAGTATCGCTGGAATCGGAGCTAG
- a CDS encoding bifunctional 2-methylcitrate synthase/citrate synthase translates to MAAEEIKKGLAGVVVDYTAISKVNPETNSLLYRGYPVQELAAKCSFEEVAYLLWHGELPTQDQLTEFSARERAGRALDAVVKQVIDTLPTTGHPMDVCRTAASVLGARHPLAGDSSPEANLAKAKDLFAAMPAVVAYDQRRRRAAGHPIEPVEPRDDLGYSANFLWMTFGEEPVDEVVEAFDVSMILYAEHSFNASTFTARVITSTLSDLHSAVTGAIGALKGPLHGGANEAVMHTFDQIGIRTEESLEEAAARAKTWMEDALAQKKKVMGFGHRVYKHGDSRVPTMKAALDKMIAHYGRPELLGLYNGLEQAMDEAKAIKPNLDYPAGPTYHLMGFDTPTFTPLFVASRITGWTAHIMEQTASNSLIRPLSEYNGVDERHLP, encoded by the coding sequence ATGGCAGCTGAAGAGATCAAGAAGGGCCTGGCCGGCGTCGTGGTCGACTACACCGCGATCTCCAAGGTCAACCCCGAGACCAACTCGCTACTCTATCGCGGATACCCCGTCCAGGAACTCGCCGCCAAATGCAGCTTCGAAGAAGTCGCCTACCTGCTCTGGCACGGCGAACTACCCACCCAGGATCAACTGACGGAGTTCTCAGCCCGCGAGCGTGCCGGCCGCGCCCTTGACGCCGTGGTCAAGCAGGTTATCGACACTCTGCCCACCACCGGACACCCCATGGACGTCTGCCGGACGGCCGCGTCAGTGCTCGGAGCCCGGCACCCCCTGGCAGGAGATTCCTCCCCCGAAGCCAACCTGGCAAAAGCCAAGGACCTCTTCGCCGCCATGCCGGCCGTGGTGGCATACGACCAACGCCGCCGCCGCGCGGCGGGCCACCCCATCGAACCCGTGGAACCCCGGGACGACCTGGGCTACTCCGCAAACTTCCTCTGGATGACCTTCGGCGAAGAACCCGTAGACGAAGTCGTCGAAGCCTTCGACGTCTCCATGATCCTTTACGCCGAGCACTCCTTCAACGCCTCGACCTTCACCGCCCGCGTCATCACCTCCACCCTCTCGGACCTGCACTCCGCCGTCACCGGCGCCATCGGCGCCCTCAAAGGCCCCCTGCACGGCGGCGCCAACGAGGCCGTCATGCACACCTTCGACCAGATCGGCATCCGCACCGAGGAATCCCTCGAGGAGGCCGCCGCACGGGCAAAAACCTGGATGGAAGATGCCCTGGCCCAGAAGAAAAAAGTCATGGGCTTCGGACACCGCGTCTACAAACACGGCGACTCAAGGGTACCCACCATGAAAGCCGCCCTGGACAAAATGATCGCCCACTACGGACGCCCCGAACTCCTCGGCCTCTACAACGGCCTGGAACAAGCCATGGACGAAGCCAAAGCCATCAAACCCAACCTTGACTACCCCGCCGGACCCACCTACCACCTCATGGGATTCGACACCCCCACCTTCACCCCGCTGTTCGTCGCCAGCCGCATCACCGGCTGGACCGCCCACATCATGGAACAAACCGCATCCAACTCCCTCATCCGCCCCCTCAGCGAATACAACGGCGTGGACGAACGGCACCTGCCGTAA
- a CDS encoding sigma-70 family RNA polymerase sigma factor, protein MLSDRELVFIALHKDCYPRVFRFVRRRVTDPELAQELAADVFRVAWQKWDDAGVFEPAWLFAVARNLLGNAYRSYERQQALHFRLMESASVIEADGKGNELVEHAMAALREKDRDVLQLAYWDEFSIAEIAGVLQCSESAAKVRLHRAREAFRKTMPVQAGTASQKMGA, encoded by the coding sequence ATGCTTTCAGACCGGGAGCTGGTGTTTATTGCGCTTCACAAGGACTGTTACCCACGCGTATTCCGTTTTGTCCGAAGACGGGTGACTGATCCGGAATTGGCGCAGGAGCTCGCTGCGGACGTGTTCCGTGTGGCGTGGCAGAAATGGGACGACGCCGGAGTGTTTGAACCCGCTTGGCTGTTTGCAGTGGCCCGGAACCTGCTGGGGAACGCCTACCGTAGCTACGAACGTCAACAAGCGTTGCATTTTCGGCTGATGGAATCAGCGAGTGTCATTGAAGCAGATGGCAAAGGCAACGAACTCGTGGAGCACGCCATGGCTGCATTGCGGGAAAAGGACCGTGACGTCCTGCAACTCGCGTATTGGGATGAGTTCTCGATCGCGGAAATCGCCGGGGTGCTGCAATGCAGCGAATCGGCCGCAAAGGTGCGCCTGCACCGCGCCCGGGAGGCCTTCCGCAAGACGATGCCGGTCCAGGCCGGGACCGCTTCACAGAAAATGGGGGCATGA